TTGCTATCAACTGGTTGTTACAGCGGCCAACAGTCTCATCGGTGATCATCGGGGCCCGGAATGAAACCCAGCTGCGCGACAACCTGGGGGCTGTCGGATGGGCCCTGGAAGCCGATCAGATCGCGCGCCTGGACAAGGTCAGCAAACGTACCCCGCCTTATCCCTACTACCCCTATTACAACCTGGATGGCTTCACGCAATTGAACCCGCCCGCAGTCTAGGCTGTCGAAAAGGTGGCCCGGCACATACACAAACGGGCCACCACCGACGGCAGGTTTATTTTCCCGGTCGTTCCACCGGCTGGATATCCGAACCGGCTTCTTTCCAGGCGGAAAAGCCGCCCTCGATATGGGCCACGGGCGCCAACCCCATATCCTGCATGGCCTTGGTTGCAAGGGCAGAGCGCCAGCCCATGGCACAGAAGAAGACGTATTTCTTGCCGCTGGAGAATTCCGGCTTGTGATAGGGGCTTTCCGGGTCCACCCAGAATTCCAGCATCCCGCGCGGC
The Aestuariispira ectoiniformans genome window above contains:
- a CDS encoding rhodanese-like domain-containing protein gives rise to the protein MVKKSVKDMVAQAESEIEALSVGDVQALVDDPNVQIVDIRDVRELWRDGTIPGALHAPRGMLEFWVDPESPYHKPEFSSGKKYVFFCAMGWRSALATKAMQDMGLAPVAHIEGGFSAWKEAGSDIQPVERPGK